One region of Salvia miltiorrhiza cultivar Shanhuang (shh) chromosome 3, IMPLAD_Smil_shh, whole genome shotgun sequence genomic DNA includes:
- the LOC131014858 gene encoding double-stranded RNA-binding protein 2-like — protein sequence MYKNQLQELAQRSCFNLPAYTCIREGPDHAPRFKAAVNFNGETFESPSYCSTLRQAEHSAAEVALNALASRGPSNSLAARILDETGVYKNLLQEVSQRVGASLPAYSTFRTGLGHLPIFTCTVELAGVIFTGVPAKNKKQAEKNAAMAAWLSLKSLVQRTELPYERSHKDEQEHVTVARALQKYLIKARLARLSFPIKFPTLNPRPSSTQPSPTTTSKILPLICPKTAQRNRPNPAVNNNPTLQKNIRTTSQPMVTVPNESQSSLADIFMPRPQKFPAAGAAPYIPVRHCNLHSRIAPPVTIRNTIPVFSAPPLPSPQSSLVMRPPTLHMAPPVSIRQAVPVFAAPVRMDELSSMVHPSVKVEDPRISRPATPQVEEPLFSRAVQGTLDDTPFSKLPPVLVEDPFGYKKPAPVAPISEALTIQVDLPTTEALTVKVKPPVPSAEETTSTEQDKLQEPAEVKIEDLKDLKI from the exons ATGTATAAGAACCAGCTGCAGGAGCTGGCGCAACGGAGCTGCTTCAATCTGCCGGCGTACACGTGCATCAGGGAAGGTCCCGATCACGCGCCGCGCTTCAAGGCCGCCGTTAATTTTAACGGTGAGACGTTTGAGAGCCCTAGCTACTGCTCCACGCTCCGCCAGGCGGAACACTCCGCCGCTGAGGTGGCGCTCAATGCTCTCGCCAGCCGCGGCCCTTCTAACTCGCTCGCTGCCCGAATTCTG GATGAGACAGGTGTATATAAGAATCTATTGCAGGAGGTCTCACAAAGAGTGGGAGCGTCTTTGCCTGCTTATTCGACTTTCAGAACTGGTCTAGGTCACCTTCCTATTTTTACGTGTACTGTAGAGTTGGCAGGCGTGATATTTACTGGTGTGCCAGCTAAGAACAAGAAGCAAGCAGAAAAGAATGCTGCCATGGCAGCTTGGTTATCTCTCAAATCTT TAGTGCAACGAACCGAGCTTCCTTATGAAAGGTCCCATAAGGATGAGCAGGAGCATGTGACGGTAGCTCGTGCGCTGCAGAAGTATCTAATAAAGGCAAGACTGGCAAGATTATCCTTTCCCATAAAATTTCCTACACTAAATCCAAGGCCATCGAGTACACAGCCGTCTCCAACTACAACATCAAAAATCCTTCCTTTGATATGCCCGAAAACTGCTCAACGCAACAGGCCTAATCCAGCCGTGAACAACAACCCCACACTCCAAAAGAATATCAGAACAACAAGTCAGCCAATGGTTACAGTTCCGAATGAGAGTCAGTCATCATTGGCAGACATCTTCATGCCCCGACCCCAGAAGTTCCCGGCAGCAGGAGCTGCACCCTATATTCCAGTCCGGCACTGCAACCTACACAGTAGGATTGCACCACCAGTGACAATTCGGAATACAATTCCTGTGTTCTCTGCGCCACCACTTCCTTCACCGCAGTCATCATTAGTAATGAGGCCTCCTACTTTGCACATGGCACCACCCGTGTCTATTAGACAAGCTGTTCCTGTATTTGCTGCTCCAGTTCGGATGGACGAACTATCGTCCATGGTGCATCCATCTGTTAAAGTAGAGGATCCTCGGATTTCTAGACCCGCCACACCTCAAGTAGAGGAGCCACTATTCTCTAGAGCTGTACAAGGTACGCTAGACGACACACCATTCTCCAAGCTCCCTCCTGTTCTAGTTGAGGACCCTTTTGGTTATAAGAAGCCTGCTCCGGTTGCACCAATTTCTGAAGCTCTGACAATTCAAGTCGACCTACCCACAACCGAAGCTCTCACAGTTAAAGTCAAGCCTCCAGTACCATCAGCTGAAGAGACGACGTCCACTGAACAGGACAAGCTGCAGGAACCAGCTGAGGTCAAAATCGAAGACTTGAAAGATCTGAAGATATGA
- the LOC131014860 gene encoding uncharacterized protein LOC131014860, whose amino-acid sequence MEFVRYIYVRYNGLVDGIHYVGGDTEVLPLVNETIESLMCSVNNIMRTHSLSSSYQLYYLATNLFGREMKCGLATDDDVEALLATADYPMVYVEHYNGPIVEEAYIPTFNFAEPSGHVDEAQCSQYETPYYHHTSFHGVQSSPPRQYFNWDGQPLDESAWNQTERLNEVCGRLNDVRTDDEPEHEAEGSVASGDDDDSDDEEFDPALEVGTASDASEDLLDDDLIDFTETERAGWIRQPTAETGDLTNWLVPLIPVDASASLVARESDPSRVDDLQKNSFYNSKDDLIIAVGLWNMKRSTETKVVRSDPGRVYFSCKHSDNCNFDLRASVHGRGMWRVHKLKEHSCEGDLRTAKKIKAHSKVVAAFVANRIRDDGEVIKPKSIMAELVRDFGIKIKYDVALRARNLGMDMIYGRVDDSFLLLPRYLYALKEANPGTVYDLDVDVDCRFKHLFVALWASISPFYFHLRPVIVVDGTHLKGKNSGILFVAVTKDGNEAVFPLAIGVGPIENDESWKWFMSHLRGACGEPDNLLIVSDAHVSIANAVKSEFPNATHGICYYHLLNKMKGYGPGVAELFRQAAYAYEQSDYTRAMSAMAALKPKAYEKLLRVGAEKWARSQCPVSRYSFLTSNAAESFNARLLWARRLPICSMLEAVRLVVEQWFNDRLAAAQESDENLTPEAKQKLSAELVKSRRYTAKRTTERKYRVRASGRHYMVDLQKQSCECNEFNEDQMPCSHAIAAITEANESVEDYVHSYYWNSSLVDTYSGDVNHLPPIENWNIPFRIASQLILPNLSRRQAGRPKETRVRSAGERPTQNTSTAEASTSSKKRAPKTCGLCGGSGHTRRSCKGTATDA is encoded by the exons atggaattcgttagatacatatatgtgagatacaacggacTCGTCGATGGTATACACTATGTTGGTGGGGATACAGAGGTCCTTCCCCTCGTCAACGAAACTATTGAGAGCCTGATGTGCAGCGTCAACAATATTATGAGGACGCATTCGTTGAGCTCGAGCtaccaattgtattatttggcgaccaatctaTTTGGTAGGGAGATGAAATGTGGCTTGGCCACAGACGATGACGTGGAAGCCTTGTTGGCAACTGCCGActatcccatggtgtacgttgagcactACAACGGTCCGATTGTAGAAGAAGCCTACATCCCTACTTTTAATTTTGCTGAACCTTCGGGACACGTAGATGAAGCACAATGCAGTCAGTATGAGACGCCGTATTATCATCATACGTCGTTTCATGGTGTCCAGAGCTCGCCTCCACGACAATATTTTAATTGGGATGGACAACCGCTAGACGAATCTGCATGGAATCAAACCGAAAGGCTTAATGAAGTATGTGGGAGATTGAACGATGTGCGGACAGATGATGAACCTGAGCACGAAGCTGAAGGCTCGGTTGCATCAGGAGACGATGATGATTCTGATGACGAAGAATTTGACCCTGCGCTGGAGGTGGGCACTGCTTCTGatgcctctgaggatttattagacgacGATCTAATTGATTTCACGGAgaccgagcgagcaggttggatccgacaaCCGACAGCCGAGACCGGTgatctaactaattggttagttcccttgattccagtggacgcctCGGCTTCGCTggttgctcgcgagagtgaccCTTCTAGAGTTGATGATCTGCAGAAGAATTCTTTTTACAACAGCAAAGACGACCTGATCATTGCTGTTGGTTTGTGGAACATGAAGCGAAGCACTGAGACAAAAGTTGTCCGCTCAGATCCGGGACGAGTCTATTTCTCGTGCAAGCACTCTGACAACTGCAATTTCGATCTTCGTGCGTCTGTTCACGGCCGAGGGATGTGGAGAGTGCATAAGTTGAAAGAGCATTCATGCGAAGGGGACTTGCGCACAGCTAAAAAAATCAAGGCGCACTCGAAGGTGGTGGCAGCGTTTGTGGCAAACAGAATACGCGATGATggagaggtcattaagccgaaatcCATCATGGCTGAGTTAGTACGCGATTTcggcatcaaaatcaaatatgatgtcgcgctgcgtgcaagaaatctcgGGATGGATATGATATACGGTCGAGTTGATGATTCGTTCCTCCTGCTCCCAAGATATCTGTATGCCCTGAAGGAAGCGAATCCTGGCACCGTATATGATTTGGACGTAGATGTAGACTGCCGGTTCAAACATTTGTTTGTTGCTCTGTGGGCTTCCATCTCACCTTTCTACTTTCACCTTCGACCAGTGATTGTGGTTGACGGCACACACCTGAAGGGCAAAAATAGTGGCATTTTGTTTGTCGCCGTGACAAAAGACGGAAACGAGGCAGTTTTTCCCTTGGCGATCGGTGTCGgtccgatcgagaatgatgagtcgTGGAAGTGGTTTATGTCACATCTGAGAGGTGCTTGCGGCGAGCCCGATAACTTACTTATTGTATctgatgcgcatgtctccatcgctaatgctgtgaagagcgagtttccaaatgctactcacggtATTTGCTACTACCACTTGTTGAACAAGATGAAGGGTTACGGGCCCGGTGTTGCTGAGCTTTTCCGCCAGGCTGCATACGCCTACGAGCAATCAGATTACACGCGTGCAATGTCAGCCATGGCTGCTCTGAAGCCAAAGGCGTACGAGAAGTTGTTGCGCGTAGGCGCGgagaagtgggcacgatcacaaTGTCCTGTGTCCCGTTACAGTTTCCTTACATCCAATGCCGCCGAGAGTTTTAATGCACGTTTGCTGTGGGCCAGGCGTCTTCCAATCTGCTCGATGTTGGAGGCAGTCAGATTAGTTGTCGAGCAGTGGTTCAACGACAGGCTTGCGGCCGCACAAGAGAGCGATGAAAATCTGACTCCGGAGGCAAAACAGAAGCTCAGTGCAGAACTTGTAAAAAGTCGTCGTTACACAGCCAAGAGGACCACCGAGAGAAAATACAGGGTTCGTGCTAGTGGTCGCCATTATATGGTTGACCTTCAAAAGCAGAGCTGTGAATGCAACGAATTCAACGAGGACCAGATgccgtgttctcatgcgatTGCAGCCATTAC TGAGGCGAACGAGTCAGTGGAGGATTACGTGCACTCTTACTACTGGAACAGTTCACTAGTTGACACATACTCTGGTGACGTTAACCACTTGCCTCCCATAGAGAATTGGAATATTCCTTTCCGAATTGCATCTCAGCTTATTTTACCAAATCTCTCTCGGCGACAAGCTGGTCGTCCAAAGGAAACTCGAGTTCGATCCGCAGGTGAAAGACCGACTCAAAACACATCAACAGCGGAGGCATCAACTAGTAGCAAGAAACGAGCACCCAAAACGTGTGGTCTATGTGGCGGGTCTGGTCACACACGTCGATCGTGCAAGGGTACGGCCACCGATGCGTAG
- the LOC131014861 gene encoding uncharacterized protein LOC131014861 → MASSSNEMGYRRPETINRPGTQISSYYKTSYLSLVPEQLREIGGDALETTFRQGCFGHLLDWDPGNRCNMALHHIVSRSLLDCDDVMWFYINGRKVCLDHAAFALVTGLPFGPHRFDPTATHNLKNCVAYTRVCGGQRLSVQELANIFFERWTEIVDPDGSIALRVAHLLVLHAFVLGVDLPRPVEIWTWALVEDLSEFSTFPWGAAAYNRLNYRMRKMSKEWKYHFYGPSWALYTWGLEVVPGLGRAVAIHNAGILPRFKRWTFRSKIKEDLQPLFESPENGLYELQPEQQEATTHWWLSVANDGDVQFPGPGVFGQRHPRADMSGGDRSEASIQRAPRRRSSRREDRGKRQRPQVVSSSSSSGQRDQSGGDDRPVTSGRRSQSQRRPRYGGESSAAHGPSGLSEQEWQRMEQMVRESEGRVARRVEEGLFTRLKNWAEETFGCMRCRCSHSTDVRQPMPAPRPQSDRRREPEPEAEPETEPEHEDAPSQQRSPARDAGHSGSDDYQTPPGPHTGFGVPTTFGAGLQLTPYLGPRYSYTEQPSSSAHPFEPPRSSLPILAEAGYSQEEMERLWQQFSGGASASGATPAIPLSVCPPPPEDAQLRRSYRERQPSAALRSPYVHSNEPKPVDNKYIQGFTRMAERLRGGNYRKLVVTESGHPIKRQFWVTLMNRTKELEPEHVDAYMMTLRHRLVSGTDLLQDIDDRSHIILDAEFFTYLDREYNELMANARRMFSSPSEQRFINSEAIVMGWQPHANRMYSVYGRGTSSSQGDWMDAIAVIVPVFVLQRFVICSIDMLTGKCRVFDPNLYRILAQERHDMLRALAPLGLLFYRVLEVSLWFERTRIVENPRQNLEWRQLQIEYADPAEQFSQADRWSSGVFACMAVERLIADSPSLSWGNDHVQEYRHKIGSAIFEFCTTPNTL, encoded by the exons atggcttcttcttcaaacgAA ATGGGTTATCGGAGGCCCGAAACAATAAATCGCCCCGGGACGCAGATCAGTTCTTACTACAAGACCAGTTATTTGTCCCTTGTACCCGAGCAACTGAGGGAAATTGGGGGCGACGCACTGGAGACCACGTTCAGGCAGGGTTGCTTTGGACATTTGTTGGATTGGGATCCGGGCAACAGGTGCAACATGGCATTGCACCATATTGTCTCTCGTTCTTTGCTGGATTGTGACGATGTGATGTGGTTCTACATCAACGGCAGGAAGGTTTGCCTTGATCACGCCGCATTCGCTCTTGTGACCGGATTGCCATTTGGGCCACATCGTTTCGATCCAACAGCAACCCACAATTTGAAGAATTGTGTAGCCTACACACGAGTTTGTGGCGGGCAGCGCTTGTCAGTTCAGGAGTTGGCAAACATTTTTTTCGAGAGGTGGACGGAGATTGTCGACCCCGACGGCTCGATAGCACTGCGTGTGGCCCACCtgttggtgctacacgcatttGTTTTGGGCGTGGATTTGCCACGACCCGTGGAGATCTGGACGTGGGCTTTGGTGGAGGACTTGTCGGAGTTCTCCACATTTCCTTGGGGTGCAGCGGCATATAATCGCTTGAACTACAGGATGAGGAAGATGTCGAAAGAATGGAAGTACCACTTCTATGGGCCTTCTTGGGCTCTATATACTTGGGGTCTTGAGGTTGTTCCCGGCTTGGGCAGAGCCGTCGCTATACATAATGCCGGGATATTACCTAGATTCAAGAGGTGGACCTTCAGGAGTAAAATCAAGGAAGATTTGCAGCCCCTATTTGAGTCACCG gAGAACGGGCTTTATGAGTTGCAGCCCGAACAGCAGGAGGCGACGACGCACTGGTGGCTATCGGTCGCGAATGACGGAGATGTCCAGTTTCCAGGTCCGGGCGTCTTCGGCCAGAGGCATCCTCGAGCGGACATGAGTGGTGGGGACCGCTCTGAGGCATCTATTCAGAGGGCACCCCGACGTCGCAGTTCAAGGCGCGAAGATCGGGGAAAGCGGCAGAGACCACAGGTGGTTTCGTCCTCGTCGAGCAGTGGCCAGCGGGATCAGAGTGGCGGCGACGATCGCCCCGTGACTTCCGGGCGGAGGTCACAGAGTCAAAGGAGGCCCAGATACGGGGGAGAGAGCAGTGCTGCTCATGGGCCTTCTGGTTTGAGCGAGCAGGAGTGGCAGCGCATGGAACAGATGGTGCGCGAGAGTGAGGGCCGGGTGGCGAGGCGTGTGGAGGAGGGCCTATTCACGAGGCTGAAGAATTGGGCCGAGGAGACCTTTGGGTGTATGCGTTGCCGATGCTCGCATAGCACCGATGTACGTCAGCCCATGCCTGCTCCAAGACCTCAATCGGACAGGCGACGTGAGCCCGAGCCCGAGGCCGAGCCCGAGACCGAGCCCGAGCACGAGGATGCGCCATCGCAGCAGAGGTCTCCTGCTAGGGACGCGGGTCACTCCGGCAGTGATGATTATCAAACCCCACCGGGCCCGCATACTGGTTTTGGTGTGCCCACGACTTTTGGGGCTGGCCTACAGTTGACCCCATATCTGGGGCCACGCTACTCGTACACTGAGCAGCCCTCGAGCTCAGCACACCCATTCGAGCCGCCTCGTTCTTCGCTGCCGATTCTGGCCGAGGCTGGATATTCTCAGGAAGAGATGGAGCGTTTATGGCAGCAGTTTAGTGGG GGAGCTTCTGCTTCTGGGGCAACACCTGCCATTCCCCTCAGTGTTTGTCCACCACCACCAGAGGATGCGCAACTGCGCCGAAGCTACCGTGAGCGGCAGCCTTCGGCTGCGCTGAGATCCCCATACGTTCACAGCAACGAGCCGAAACCCGTCGACAACAAGTATATTCAGGGATTTACTCGTATGGCGGAGCGTCTCCGTGGTGGGAACTACAGGAAGTTGGTGGTGACAGAGAGTGGGCACCCGATCAAGAGGCAGTTTTGGGTGACTCTCATGAACAGGACTAAAGAGCTCGAGCCCGAG CATGTAGATGCGTACATGATGACGCTGAGGCATAGGCTGGTGAGCGGTACAGACCTGCTTCAGGACATCGATGACAGGAGCCATATCATATTGGATGCGGAATTCTTC ACTTATTTGGATAGAGAATACAATGAGCTTATGGCGAATGCGCGCCGTATGTTTAGCTCTCCTTCAGAGCAGCGTTTTATAAACTCTGAGGCAATTGTGATGGGGTGGCAGCCGCACGCCAACCGTATGTATTCAGTGTATGGCAGGGGTACCTCATCGAGTCAGGGAGATTGGATGGATGCCATTGCG GTCATTGTTCCTGTGTTTGTCCTTCAGCGTTTCGTTATCTGTAGCATTGATATGCTCACGGGTAAATGCCGCGTCTTTGATCCGAACTTGTATCGGATCCTGGCACAGGAACGCCACGACATGCTGCGCGCTCTTGCTCCTTTGGGCCTCCTTTTCTACCGGGTGCTTGAGGTGTCCCTTTGGTTCGAGCGGACACGCATTGTGGAGAACCCGAGACAGAATCTCGAATGGCGTCAGCTCCAGATCGAGTATGCCGATCCTGCCGAGCAGTTCTCACAGGCTGACCGATGGAGCTCTGGTGTTTTCGCGTGCATGGCTGTAGAGCGTTTGATCGCAGACTCGCCGAGCCTGTCATGGGGCAATGACCATGTTCAGGAGTATAGGCACAAGATAGGCAGTGCCATCTTTGAGTTCTGCACGACCCCCAATACACTTTGA
- the LOC131014862 gene encoding protein REBELOTE — protein MGKLGKKARKFAKKHLQSVLKQRRKTKALFKRKAPKDGQHDDIKETAENPAGTFNGRSSEPESTVITSLDAAFTENGTDEIALASDSDGYLSEDPSCAYAVESETGKTLEDKITTVYSAQNNKIQSDLGALKKKLDRLRKKDPGFNYFLESFNSSAETIQNEDSCSDEGDSSDQEERGEDDLAKDKEKFLSNQVIVTWCRMVKEDNSQLAFISLLNAYRAACHYGVESVGHRIDSSETFCNILIFTLSNADDVFRGILQISSLNSKKETVQKLQKNSKWKDMKPLVKSFVRSTLFLLDQVTDSEILTFAMTRIRASLIFFVAFPSLVQRLLKATVHLWATGGRVLSSASFLVIRDVAAMFGSDHFDTCLSKTSISFLSRSRVTEITDIEHMHFLRDCIVELCCLDVQKSSVKAVASLSQCAKIFSLAIQTKKKEAVRKICSWEYVSCVDLWVRFLSANIRDYDLQSLFFTTIQLINGVAHMFPGPRYLPLRLKSIEWLNCLSSSSGSFIPVASLVLDILEYKVVREGRKAQNAFNIATVLKLPKHYLKSKGFQDECFQSAVKQLAFHFSQWSYHISFPDLATIPLIRLKRILEITTVESLRRIVKRLIDQVEQNVDFVQKKREDAPFSPLDHQSADSFLQLEKSSLNAPFTQYYRSVLDKACERKLHKFDKKSLPELKTSKKNAVKPKRKPVTADVHVDAEDHPAQNGTVNSKRRKRALVAQ, from the exons ATGGGTAAACTAGGAAAGAAGGCGCGAAAATTTGCGAAGAAGCATCTTCAGTCTGTGCTAAAGCAGCGGCGAAAAACGAAAGCTTTATTCAAGAGGAAAGCTCCAA AAGACGGGCAACATGATGATATCAAGGAGACAGCGGAGAACCCTGCAGGCACTTTTAATGGAAG GAGCAGTGAACCCGAGAGCACTGTAATTACTTCTCTTGATGCAGCATTCACTGAAAATGGAACAGATGAGATTGCACTTGCATCAGACAGTGATGGTTATCTTTCGGAG GATCCAAGCTGCGCCTATGCTGTGGAGAGTGAAACTGGGAAAACACTAGAAG ataaaATCACTACCGTCTATTCAGCTCAGAATAATAAAATTCAATCTGATCTTGGTGCTCTAAAGAAGAAATTGGATAGGCTGAGAAAGAAG GATCCAGGATTCAATTACTTCTTAGAAAGCTTCAATAGCAGTGCTGAGACAATTCAAAATGAAGATTCA tGTTCAGATGAAGGTGACTCAAGCGATCAAGAGGAGCGGGGTGAAGATGACCTGGccaaagataaagaaaaatttCTTTCTAATCAAGTCATCGTTACATGGTGTCGAATGGTCAAAGAAGATAATAGCCAGTTAGCGTTCATTAGCCTGCTAAATGCCTACCGTGCAGCATGTCACTATGGAGTTGAATCAGTTGGCCATAGAATTGACAGCAGTGAAACATTTTGCAACATTCTCATTTTTACACTCTCTAATGCAGATGATGTATTTCGAGGCATATTGCAGATATCATCTTTGAACAGCAAAAAGGAGACTGTACAAAAACTACAGAAAAACTCAAAGTGGAAAGACATGAAACCTCTTGTCAAATCTTTTGTGAGAAGTACGCTGTTTCTGTTGGATCAGGTTACAGACTCAGAAATTCTAACTTTTGCAATGACGAGGATCCGAGCTTCTCTGATATTTTTTGTTGCCTTTCCATCTCTGGTTCAAAGACTCCTTAAG GCAACAGTTCATCTGTGGGCGACAGGCGGAAGGGTCTTATCATCAGCTTCCTTTCTTGTCATACGGGATGTTGCTGCTATGTTTGGTTCAGATCACTTTGATACCTGCCTATCAAAAACTTCCATATCATTTCTTTCTCGGTCTAGAGTAACAGAGATCACTGACATAGAACATATGCACTTCTTGAGGGATTGCATAGTTGAATTGTGTTGTCTAGATGTGCAAAAATCATCTGTTAAGGCTGTTGCTTCTTTAAGTCAATGTGCCAAGATATTTAGCTTGGCGATacaaacaaagaaaaag GAAGCTGTTAGAAAGATTTGCAGTTGGGAATATGTTAGCTGCGTTGATCTGTGGGTTAGGTTCCTATCAGCAAATATACGTGACTATGATCTTCAGTCCTTGTTCTTTACGACCATACAACTTATCAATGGTGTAGCTCACATGTTTCCTGGTCCAAGATATTTACCTCTGAGACTCAAGTCCATTGAGTGGTTGAATTGTCTCTCCAGTTCAAGTGGATCTTTTATACCAGTTGCTTCATTAGTGCTGGATATTTTGGAATATAAGGTTGTCAGGGAGGGAAGAAAAGCTCAAAATGCATTCAATATTGCGACGGTCTTGAAG TTGCCCAAACATTACCTAAAATCAAAAGGCTTTCAAGACGAATGCTTTCAGTCTGCTGTCAAACAGCTTGCATTTCACTTTTCTCAGTGGAGCTACCATATTTCCTTCCCTGACCTGGCTACTATTCCACTAATCCGCCTTAAAAGGATTCTTGAGATCACAACTGTAGAAAGCTTGCGTCGCATTGTGAAGCGTCTTATTGATCAG GTGGAGCAGAACGTGGACTTTGTGCAGAAAAAGAGAGAAGATGCACCTTTCTCCCCTCTTGACCATCAATCAGCAGATTCTTTTCTTCAG CTTGAAAAGTCCAGTCTCAATGCTCCGTTTACTCAATATTACAGAAGTGTCCTGGACAAGGCTTGTGAAAGAAAGTTGCATAAATTTGACAAGAAAAG TTTGCCAGAGCTGAAAACTTCGAAGAAGAATGCTGTAAAGCCCAAAAGAAAACCAGTAACTGCTGATGTTCATGTTGATGCAGAAGATCACCCTGCTCAAAATGGGACTGTGAATAGTAAACGGAGGAAGAGAGCCCTTGTAGCTCAGTGA
- the LOC131014863 gene encoding uncharacterized protein LOC131014863 encodes MTRTALLRLVRSQSRAFRSGDRVTKVLPWSHVSRAKFDANPTARYAHVRWASQPAVAEDDDKISIGPRKGREDGNEEKEREVVYYGPISSTIKKVKLLSLSTCCLSASLGPVITFMTSPDMNVILKYAVASTVVVLSASTTAALHWFVSPYVHKLRWQPGSDSFEVEMMSWMATFVPKTVKFADIRPAQTQRPYVSFQANGNFYFVDTEHCYNKALLAKLTPQKQ; translated from the exons ATGACGAGGACTGCCCTGCTACGTCTGGTTCGATCTCAATCTAGAGCTTTTCGTTCAG GTGATCGCGTTACTAAGGTCCTCCCCTGGTCTCATGTGTCCCGTGCCAAATTTGATGCCAACCCTACCGCCCGTTATGCCCATGTGCGCTGGGCATCTCAACCTGCAGTAGCAGAAGATGACGATAAGATTAGTATTGGACCTCGTAAAGGAAGAGAAGATGGAAATGAAGAAAAGGAGAGGGAGGTTGTTTACTACGGTCCTATATCAAGTACTATCAAGAAAGTGAAGCTTCTCTCACTTTCCACATGCTGCCTCTCTGCTTCGTTAGGTCCTGTGATCACTTTCATGACATCTCCGGACATGAATGTTATCCTAAAGTATGCAGTGGCCTCTACTGTCGTAGTTCTAAGTGCCTCAACAACTGCAGCCCTTCATTGGTTCGTGAGTCCTTATGTTCACAAACTCAGATGGCAGCCAGGCTCCGACAGCTTCGAGGTTGAAATGATGTCATGGATGGCGACATTTGTCCCGAAGACCGTCAAGTTTGCAGATATCAGACCTGCACAGACCCAAAGGCCTTATGTGTCTTTCCAGGCTAATGGTAACTTCTATTTTGTCGACACTGAGCACTGCTACAACAAGGCGTTGTTGGCAAAACTAACCCCTCAGAAACAATAG